The DNA segment AACTTTGCACATCACCTGCATTCTGATTCagtgcatttatttataaacatcGTATTTCTCATTCAGAAACTTCATATAACATGGAAGTGAAGGATGGCTCCCAAAGTTTAATCCAGATCTACTCCCGCCTTCCTGAAATAcctcaggaagaaaatgcagctgagtCCTGGGAAAATTTAGAAGAGGTATGTTGCAATGCCTTCACTGCCCTAttggtgcttttgtttttagCAACTATTACAAAGTAACATTTGTTTCTTACTTGTAGGACTTGATTCAGCTTAGCCAGTTGGtgactgatttttctgtcttagtCAGCGTAAGTATTAATTCTGCATTCTATCTTAGAGTCTTGTACAAAAGGAGGGCGAACGGGTAACTCCtagttgggggaaaaaaagatgagcagTACTTCTGTCCGTAGTGTGAACTCAGACTGAGCTGGTATCACTTACCAAAAAATCAGAATAGCAGAATAGCATTAACTGAATTTTCAGTCCAGTATTTAAAGACTACAAAATCCTAGTCACTGTTAGGAACTTCAGGAAAGtgccagcagaggcagagcagttTCCCCACAGTGAGCTGAGATGCCTGCGTGAAGGTGCTGTCTTTGCTACTTGGGACCCATGGTAAATACACCTATAGTTTCAAAGACTGTACGTTAAATACTTTCCAAAGTAGTAGGTGATGCATATAATGTTTACGTCATGTTGTCTAGCAGTAAGgtgaaaggttttattttgttttttaagtgtcaacagaagagaaatgttcaaaagcattattttaactACTCGGCTGCCCCATCTGGTTAGAAAActaacagcttttctttccctacaTGAGTGACTCATTGCTACAAGTGGCTTTGTGGCTCTCCTGTTGATTGAGGCTCTGTCAAGGTAATTTTTTGAGAAGGCAATAGTCTTCTGTTTCAGCACTAGTGCTGGTAATTGCTCCTAAGTTCTTGTCACCAGAGCAACTACTGATATTCTAGCCAGTGTCCTTGGCCAGAAGCTCTACAGTATTGACCGCAGACTTCTCCACAGGTGCTATTCGTATGTACAATTTCTAATCCTAATGGTGACGATGGCCTTCACCGCACAGGTTGGGTGTTTCTCAAGTACTTTTTCTTGCCTGTTCAGGAGTACTAGAAAAGTCTTAGGTTTCCTTCACCTTTTATCACaccttttctctgctgtcacAAAGCTGCCAAAAGGTCTTCATCATCCACACTCAGTTCCCAATATTTAGTTCTTCCTGTGCCACTGGGAATTCAAAGCCACAGTTCTCATCTCCTAGGAGAGTTCTTTAATCTCCTTGCTATCGGATTAGTTGGGATAGATAAGCTAACTTTTATCCTTTCTGCTGAATATGTGCTGCTTcacatatacagaaaaaaagacttaagaTTTCATTAGACAGGAGAGGGACTGCAAAAATTTTTATTCAGTAGCCTAAATGTTAGCAGCTTTAGCTAAAAAGGAGGGGGTTCCTGTTCCCAGGACTTCCTGGATTTCAGACCCAACCATCATTAGATATAACAGCAAGCATCTAAAGTGTGTGGATTGGATACAAGTGAAGGTACCAGAGCTGGCAGATTGAGCAGTTTCTGaattagaaagagaaaaaagttaagaaTGCCTCTTATTTTCAGCTTAAATCTCATTATTTTGTGACATAAACTGCTGAGATTAAAATcagaacaaacaaacccccaaacccctttATCTTCTGCTCCAGTGTTTTCTGAGAGACTGCAGGGGAATCTGACGGCACTTGGAGAAAGGATGGaacatttttgtaaaatcaAACAGTGAAATGCAGAGTAACATCAAGTATATTTTCAGTACTGTCACTACTCTATTTGTAAAGTTAAGCCTGTGTTTTATAATGTCATAGTTAAACACTACTATTTAGATTTCTTAGTGCAGTTTTGTATGTTGGAGTTGGTACTGATCTTATAAATGCTctttatagaattatttttttaaaatttgaaactcaataggaaacaaaaaggccagtttggattatttttccctttggaatGCGAGTTCATCTATTCAGAAAAAAGATGTAGAAATCCGTATTTTCGGTTGTTTTCTGTAACTGCAGCAACACATTGTATAATACCCACACTATTATTACTTAATAGTTAcgattttttttaaagtaagtttgTAGTTTCAGCCCAGTTTATCAGATGCTATTAATGAACCACCATTAAGGCTGCACGGCTGCAGTGTGTAGCAGATGAAAGTGGCTGTGGGGCCCTGATTACAGGCATTAAAATGGTGTGTATTGGctcactgctgcttcccagcaggtTACCTCACTCGTAATTCCTTTGCATCTAGTCTCAGCAGGAGAAGATTGACAGGATTGAAGACCATGTCAACAGTGCTGCTGTGAATGTTAAAGAGGGAACCAAAAACTTGGGAAAGGTAGGGATCTGCTCCTGCTGGTGAATCAATGGTACTCTGCCTCCCAGCAATCCTCTGTATTAACCCAATTGATCTGCCGTCTTTAATGCTGAGGGAGCCAGCAATTaaggaaataagaaagaaatgacTCACAGgtagcaggggaaaaaaaaaaatcaatcttcCTTGTAATTTTCTGCCACATCCAGACtactaggaaataaaaaatttttttcatttttgtaatgcTATTCTGATGCTGCTTTGGTTTATCTGCAAAGACAAGCACATTCAACGATTGGGTCACAAGAATGAAATAAGTGTAAAACAGGTTGATGATAACATACAATTTCAGTCCCATTCTATGTAGATGTCAGTGATAGTTGTTAATAAGCCACAAACCTTGATTCAGGCATGTTACTGAACAGTGAgcattttctcagtttctcattGACTTAGTGATGGCAACAAAGTAATAAATAGTGTATATAATCAGCCAGAACCATGGAAAAGGGACCTGGTTCACAACTGCATACATGAGACAGCTCAATTTTGACTTGTTTTTACTATGTTCTGTCATGTGTGTGGGATAGGAgatcatctttttttaaatactaatttGTAAAGTTTATCACTGAGCTTTAAGTCATTGCTGAGAGCAATAAGGGGGAAACACACATCTCCACAGGCAAGTATTCTaactcttgcttttttttcccctttacagGCTGCAAAATACAAGCTGGCAGCCCTTCCTGTGGCAGGTGCAGTCATTGGTGGAGTGGTGGGGGGTCCTATTGGTCTCCTCGCAGGCTTCAAAGTAGCAGGAATTGCAGCTGCACTTGGTGGCGGGATTTTGGGTTTCACAGGTGGAAAATtaatacaaagaagaaaaaaaaaaatgatcgAGCAGGTCTGTTCTAGCTGTCCAGAGCTTTCTCACCAAAGTGCCAAAAAATCCAGCTGAAGTATAAATTCATTATGACTAGGAACAAAAGCGTAGTAGCTGCGCTAATGACAGACACGCAGCCTTATGCTTTAAATACAAGGCTGAGCTGTGTGAATTTTGATAAGTGCTGTTACTTGGGAGGGGTCAAACAGTTATGTCagaatttctgtcttcagatgTGGTGACATCAGTCCTTTAGAAATTGTACGGGTGACTTTTATTATGAAAATTCTTAGGTGTGTTATATGCACAGCTGTTAAGATGGGTGACAGGTGCTTCATGCCAAATTTGCACAAAGTGTCTTGCAGACAATACAACGAGAGGTATCTGGAGAACCCTAGTGCTTTCCCATGAATGCCACCCAGAAGCTGGAGCTTTTATTATAGTGCtccaaagaaaaggagataTGCTCCGCGTGTCTTTCATGGTCATAGTACTTTCATTTATCTGGATTCCCAAACTGCCCCTGTGTGTACCCCCAGGGTATGACTGGCTATGCCTGTTCAGTAACGCACAGGGAAGCATTAGCTGCTGTAAGAGGTGAAAATGGTGGGGACTAATATGGAAAAAACCCCTACGTGTGTCCCATATCTGCCTCCATCAGCCAGATCAGAACAGCATCATAAGcagcttttcccctttttcaggtaccttttttttttattttaaatttgtgaaCGTCTTGCTCAAAGCGTAGTTAAGAATTCAACAGTTTAAGCAGCAACCCCGCAGGAATGCTAGTGGAGATTAATAATTTTCCACGGCTGTTCAACTACTTGGCTTGTCCTGAGAACCATACAGGTGACGTGCCGGGCTCTATCTAGCCTTTCGAACCTGAAGCCTCAGCTTAAGCAGTGCTTGCTGATAGATATTGCCTTGGCCTTTGCTCTCCAGCAACAGTGCTGTGGTGGGAGAGCTCTATAGCTTCCCTggaaggcagtgctgcagcaaggcCCACTCTCTCAATAGTCTTTTTTTATCCCTCAAGGGTGGCATTTAGGCACCAGGTCAAAGGACGGTGAAGCAGCGGTGCAATGGTGCCAGTGTCAGCTGACATCCCCAGATGGTGGggctgttttgaaaatgtcaacCTGATACTGTTTAGAGTAAGTAAACCAGGCTTGCCTGGGTCAGCTGCACACCTCTTGCGTGCCGTTCCATTCCAAACCTTCTGCTTCCACTCACACTTCCACCAGCCACTGATAGCATCTCAGCTTTTTCAAGATTTTGGGACATGCAGTGGAGCCTGTGTGGGGTGAGATACTGTTAGTGCTTTTGCTAGCTTTTTAGAGCAGATGCCTGTTACTCTTACCATCCTTATTTTACTGCTTAAGAAgccttttgcttctgaaactCCCATTGTTAAATACAGAAGGGTTAATGTGTTTTTACTGTCACAGTTGTAATCCGCTGATCAGCCCCTAGTCCTACCTCCATCCTTCCAGGACAGTTCCCACACTACTGCTGCTACTGTTTGGGGGAACAGGAGCTGAGGTTGGGAggctgctttttaaagtttttagaTTGTTCAATTCATCCTGAGCTCTGCTTGAGTCTGATTTTATTAGGTGAACACTGACTTCAGTGTTCAGTTACAAGGCTCCCTAGCAGGGAACGCTGTATAAGGAAGCATACTATAGAAGAGGAAGCATACTATAGAAGAGCTCCCTTTTCGTAACCAGTACTTTGATACCATCATTGGAAATAACTGTCTGCTAATGACAGATGATAGGGCTTTCTGCCTAGAGGCACTGTAAGCAACTGTTAGTTACAGCACAAGCATCTTTTTCTGAACGGTTC comes from the Falco rusticolus isolate bFalRus1 chromosome 3, bFalRus1.pri, whole genome shotgun sequence genome and includes:
- the STX17 gene encoding syntaxin-17 translates to MSEDDEKVRLRRIEPAIQKFIKVAIPTDLERLRKHQINIEKYQRCRLWDRLHEEHINAGRTVQQLRANMREMEKLCLRVRQEDIPVLQRMIKPVKDEASFAIKDFLQLHSESAEELKRQLEGQEDASLTRSATVGGETSYNMEVKDGSQSLIQIYSRLPEIPQEENAAESWENLEEDLIQLSQLVTDFSVLVSSQQEKIDRIEDHVNSAAVNVKEGTKNLGKAAKYKLAALPVAGAVIGGVVGGPIGLLAGFKVAGIAAALGGGILGFTGGKLIQRRKKKMIEQVCSSCPELSHQSAKKSS